tcttttgttAAGTACTTATTTAGTTTAAACAGACTAAGAGAAATTTTGATTGTCCAATAATTTAAGTTGCTAGATTTGGTAAAATATTATGTCTCTTTTTTTTATCAGATATCTCAGATGGGATACCAAAAACAATAAGTTGAAGTGGTTATTATATTCCAAAACATAGCTCTGACATCAAATCTTAAAGCCGATTACTATCTAGTACCATAAAAAGTTTCATATAAATTTACATGCTCAAAATAATGTTATTTTGTTCAAGatcatcaaatatatcttatAAGTTATAACTATGAAGAACTATCGGTATCCAAATACATTGACTTGGAAATTTGAATTtgtaatttatttaatatttgcTATATAAATTGTATTCTAATGATTGCAATTCAAATTAAATTGCTTTCGTTTAACgctccaaaatcttctaaatatTTTGATCTTGGTTGATGCTAATCCATGTGCCAAAATAATGACAAAATGCTTTGCATGAAGATGAGAAAATCACTAAAAGATCATCAACTTGGTATCAAAAATTGCCTAAACTACCAGATAAGATAAATTACAAAATAAGCACTGTGCACATCATCAAAAATACCATATCGGTTAGTTAGTTTGGTTATATTAGTCATTTACAACTCATTATTTACACAGATCGGTAAAATGAGAAAATTACTTTCTCTCTCTTAGTTTGTATCTCCTACTTCTCTCTAAAATTTTCTTCCGCTGCAAGCTTAAGAGCTCGTAAATGGTGAACCTAGTGTGAGTGTTCAATAGAAACAAGTCTTAGATAAGGTGTCCAAGAGAAAAATCGAGACACAAGTTCAGGGGGCTACGTATGATTTTGGCCTTATTATCTTGGGATTTTTACCTAtttataccatatatcaaaccttattaccaaaaatgttcataatttgttatttacccgtgtaatccacacttttactacaaattatataccaatccaaaaataggtAGATTTTGCCATAAAAACGCGCTAAAATGAAGGCACCAGATCTGCGTGTGATTCTGAGGAGATTTCTGtttttcatcttcatcttcatcttcatttgttcttccatatattttccaccattgatagccattaaaaagcttgaaagctttgaattcaaatttgggttttcaaaaatcattatttgtttggattgggtgttgttgtaaataattcggaatatgtttaggagtttatatctcaattttgaggggttttggtgaagattagacttggttttgactgaattttagattgaaactcgaagaagaagaagaagaagaagaagacgtatttccagaaattgtagataaattgtagttaaattgtagaattgtagatatattgtagataaattgtagataaattgtagatgaattgtagattgggaagactaaaacttctacaaatcttctacaattatgtcgaaaatgccaattatgctacaattgaaatgagaatttggatattaaaattcaatgtatctattttgtagatatcttgtagataaattgtagattatttgtattctgattgtagatgcattattttctgttttcacaatcAAGCGGTTCGATCAAAGAATTTAAAATTTTCTTGTGAATCTGAAAATATGATATTCTTCGACGGTGGTGGGCAGTTGGGGATGATCAACGAGAGGAAGCATAGGAGCATCGTGAGTTGTGTATGTGTTGTGAATAGTTGAgatgaaaggaaagagaaaatGGGAAGATACAATCCTATAATTATGCCTAATATAAATGAACCCTTAATTATATccctaatttgaattatggtatagaaatggtaatttggtatgcttaaatgtaataaacacaaaccttaaacattgagggtaataaggtttgatatatggtatagataggtaaaaatcccatcTTATAATGATTCGAGTTTTAATTGCTTATTTAGCTAAAGTCCTCTATTTttttataatggagttccagtatacttatgctggaactccaatataatatactagagttccaatatattatactgaaattacaatatattatactggagtatttttccggattttaaTAGTATTttcgtttagatttatctttacatgaaaagtagctaaatttcgattacttttgaaattgtgactatttttgaatgaccacttgtaaatctggctatttttgaatttcttccaaCAGAAATCGCTAGCTTGGTTGGGAAATCTCTATTAGAGCTGGACGAGCAACTACATGAGATTGACATTTGCAAGAGTGTTTGTAGAGGCCGAACTAAACCAACAATATCCATCAGGCATTATGTTTGAGAAGGAATATGGAAGAATTATAGAACAAGAGGTGAGATATGAGTGGAAGCTAGTGTTGCGTTCAAGATGCAGGAACTCTGGGCATGAGACAAGGAATGCAGGAAACAACAAAAAATGAGACTGAAAGGAAGGAAAACAGATTGAAGAGCAACAACAAAAGCCGCAGGAAGTAGTAGTGGCAGAGAAAACAAAAGAGAATGCACAACAAGCAGGAATGGAGGATAATGAGGTTAATCAGAATAATAGAACAAGGAATGAGACATGGAAGGGCAATAATATGAAGCAAAGGGTGGCTAACAAGGAGGTCATCAAAACTGGTAATACATTCATTGCTCTGGCAAATATAACTGATAGTGAGAAGGgtatacaacaataacaacaacaacaacaaccacccagtataatcccacttagtggggtctgggaagggtagtgtgtacgcagaccttacccctaccctgaggtagagaggctgtttccaaatagaccccaaGCATCCTTCCCTctaagaacttcccaccttgcttggggagactcgaactcacaacctcttggttggaagtggaggttgcttaccatcatagcaacccctcttgtctataCAAGATATTAATAAAGGTGGTCATTCGAATCATCCAATTGTAACCAAGTACAACATAAGGTCGACTCTGCAGTGATAATTGCAAGCTCAATAAAGTAATATGATTTCAAATTGCACACTATATACAATATTCCAGCACAGAAATAAATTGGAAGACGCATAAGGTTGATTTGATTTACAAGACTGTACAAGAAGTTAATATTTACAGGCTTTATTCACAACCAATCCTGTTGAAAGCACACAGCAAAAACATCTTCAAAGAGCCCTTAGAACCATTTTGCTCGTCTTGTGAACCCCTTTGGCAGCAAGTCTGACAACAGATCGGCTCTTGTACAACCTGCAGAAACAACAGGTTTAGTCACTGTACCTCTATGTCCTAACAAAAATGTCAATCCCTTCAAAATATAGTTCATGCATGGTCAAGTCAGATGCATTTGATGTACAGAGATCAAAAGAACAAAATCTGCACCAAAATATCTCTCTAAGGATATAGTCTGATCATGTTTACAAATTGGTCTAGAATTTGAAGCCTCAACTGCGAAAGCTAAACTAACTGATCTACATAATTCAACCAAAAGTTCTGTATTGTTACACAAGGACCTAAAATATCCAAGAAATTTCACAGATCACATTTACATATTTCAATTGAAATTCTATGGAAGTCGTTGATGTTCCAGTCCAAATACAAAAATTTCTAAAACATGCAAGACCAGAAATATGAAGAATTAGAATGGAAAACATGGTAAAGTGAGGCCACCCCATTTGTTGTAGTATGTAAGATTAGAAACACAGGGaagcaaaaaataataaatgagtacTCACCCCACTAGAGCAAGTCCCCAGGTGGAAAGGACGTAGAACGTTTGTGCTGCATGCCAAATGTTGAACATTTTTTCTACTTTACCTGTGCCTTCTAATGCTTTTGTCAAGGCTGTAAATCAAGTTGAAGACCACATAATAAGATGATGCTCAAGTAAAGATCATAAACACACAATGGAAATAAGAAGGAACAACCAATCAAGTAACCCAACCAACCAATCAATCTCCACTAACAATCAATCAATTAACCAATCTCTAACAATCACTCAACCAATGAATCTTCTCTCatcaaatctatttctaattctAGCACTTAGCCAAAAAGGTGCATTTTCTCCGCTCCCTCTCGAACATTTTGAATGCAATTCTCTAACAAGACAGCATAAATCTCATAGATCTGGAGCTATTGTACACCACATAATCACCAAAAAAAAATGGATGGCCAAACATTATCTAAAGGAAGACTATCAGAAGTAACCTATCACTTAAAAATTTATTCCTAACAAGTATTTGGTTAGATCCAGCATTAAATCTTGAGAAGGCTCCCCATCTTAAAACATGTCCATGCCTATACATATAAATCCAttaaacaaaagagaaaaagcaTGAAGAAGAAAATGTAGAAGCCATGTAATGAAAATCTGTATCACCTAATCATTGAATTTTACGCCTGACTCTGGATGTTTTATGTTAAAAGAACGAAGAACAAAGAAATAATAGGAGAGAACAAATAGTAACTTACTCTTTTGCAGTTCTTCAGGAGACATCTTCTGCAATTGCAATACACAGAAACAGTGAAAAAAATGACATGACCCCAGCATAATTGAAAGGGAAATATACTTTTAGTCCATGAGTTAATGTTGTTTCAATCCATGTGTTATTTGATGAAGCACATTTAAATTTTAGTTAACTGAATGTTCAGTTTTAATCCAATCATTGATGGAAGATATAGGGTAGTTATATAGCTCCCACTCTGATTTTCCTAATTGGTATTTAGGCACACATACCCAGCATTTCTTTACACCCATGCACATTCAACTACTTCTGCACTAGCTTGTTCTTGATTCAAGTCTATTACCAAATTATTTACATACTTTGGGAGTCCACATCTGCTATACAAAGTAGTTGTTCTGCAAAAAGGGTTCACCAATAGCAATCACACCAAAGACTAACATGCAAGTGAAGAGACTTAATCACGAGGAAGGTGGGATGACAGGAGTGCGATGAGGGTGTAATAAAGGGAAGTTGTGACAACGGTTGGTGGCAATGGTGAAATCTGATCCATTCTAGGAGGATCATCAGGAATTCTGCCGGATATCAAATTTAGCACCTAGCCAATCAATTCGAAGAGTTTCTGCGGTTCAACAAAGTTCTTCTATGGCTGCATTACCTTTGACCGCCCAAAAGACGTGCTCTTCAACATTATCCATCAATTTAGAGTCGTACGAGTGGGGGATATAAAATCTGAAATTCCTCCCCACTAGTTTCAACATCTTGCTTCCCCTAATAATCACTAGCGTGTTACACTATCCGACCCATCTGCATCGAAGACAGAGGGGTGGTCTGTGTGGAAAGAAAGCTAATATACCAGAGAAGCAAAGACCAGAATGGAGCTATCTAACGTCTGTTATTTTACAATCAATGATGGGATTAAACCACACAATTGTTTAAATTGAAGGTTAAATTGCTTCATCAAATAACATAAAACAATAATCCAGGGACTAAAATTGCTATTTTCCCTAATTGAAATATGACAAACAAGCAAAAATATATAAATTGCCTTGTACCTGAGCCTTCGAATTGGATACTATGCATCTAGCCATAAAGTTGGCAACTGCATCTACAACATATTCCTCACTAACAATCACGTAATTCTCATTATCTATTCCACTTCTTTCTTCAAAATTGCTGGGGACCATTTCCTCAGTCACCCAAACCCACCAACTTGGTTCTTCAAGGCTCATGTTTACCAGAAGTTCTGCCGTCTCCATGTCAGAACCTAAAAACATTTTGCTTGGGTAAATCAGAACCTAACAATATCTATATGTTTtcgattttatttttattttttttataaggtaAGGTACCTGAATCCAACAATTTATTAAGAGTAAGATGACAAGAAAAACCCTCTTTTGAAAATGGAATACATTATGAGAGGGAAACACCACTTCCCATAATACTCATCAACCAACTACTCAACTCTGGTAAACCTTTAGACTTCCAGCACATCTTACTTTTCTGCATTAAGTAGATGTCCTTTATTAACAAACAGGGCAAGACATTCAAAATACGAATTAGTTAAATCCCTATGACTCAACCCCACCTCCAACGAATGGATATATTCTGGGATTCATCCAATCTCACTCAATCCTACGTCCTACTCCACGACTAATCTCTTTTAATATACGAGAGTCAACAAATATTACTACAACTATTTTTTATAACGCGAAATTGTCCAGCCCAGCTTGTGTGTACTCGACTATTCCACTCGGTACCTACTACCTTCCACCAACACGGATAGCAGAGTAACTCTGCCCACCAAAGTTTAGGTGGATGGTTAAATATCACCTAGTTTTTTGTCGGGGATTTGAACCATAGTCTCCAAGGTTTACATCCACATCATTGACCATATAGACCACACTCTTGGGGCAAATATTGCAACTATAACTGACAAAAACTAAATATCAAAGGACACAGAACAACACGAACCAGTAGGCTCcttgaaaggaaattgacagcCATTCCCATCAACGGAATTTCGATTGAGTGATTCCAGCTGTTTCAAAAAGCTTCCGGACTCGACAGCAGCTAACAGACGATCATGAAGCTACAcaacattattttttttaaaaaaaacattaaaaaatctatttttttagCTAGAGGGAGAAAAGGGATTGTGTTAGGAATAAAGGGAAACATACATCAGGGGGACAATCTTGAAGTAATAAAGGAGATTGTGACATGCTCTGAAGAAGCACAAGATTTTGTTGAAGCAACCGTTTCAGCCGCTCGTTTTCAGACCTCAACGATTTCAATTCATCATCTTGTTCAGACACATCATACGGCGTCGTTTCGGAGTGATTATGGGTATGGTGGTGACAGTGTTCCACCGCTGACCATGCCACGTCGGCCACCTCCAATACCGTCTTCGCCACCTCAATCGGATTGTGTCCCTTCATATCTGGATTGAATTTGCTTTGAAATTGTATGGATCTTTAGGGTTCGATGTTTTTCGGATTCAGTAGAAACCCTAAATTGAAAAATAGTTGGATGGAATATGCGTAATCCAATCAATACATATACATATAGGTAGTTTTGTGAAGGTACTCCTTTGTTTTTTTGTTAATTGCACTTCGGGCCCCATATGTTCTTGAAATTCCAAAAGATGGTAGAGTTGAAGGTACTGAAAAGAAATGACGACAAAATAATAGATTTATGTACTTGAACGACATTCGGAATGAAGCTTTCGGAAAAAAGCGTTTGAAATGTGTAAATAACTTTTACTTAGTAGTATCTTTTACCGTCTTAATTTATGTGCTTTAGTTTTTTCTTTAACTAGTCTTACGTTAGCATCAatcaatttaaatatatatatatatatatatatatatatatattaatattacAATAAACTATAGTATTTATTTAAACGATGTAAGTAAATATTATTACAATGACATAGTAGTTGACGTagacaattaaaattttattaaatttaaatctACAAGTAATTTGGATTTTTATCATATATTAAATACATATTAGTCCAAATAATATTATGGGCTAGTATAATCGGGTCGATTGATTAAATCTaatataaattaatttaaatgaAAGTCCAATATATTATTGGGCTAGCCCGTCAATTGGTCTTCTATCAAATGAGTCGGCCCATAAGCCACAAGCCCAATGACCTACTAAGGGTTTCTTGGAGCCTACTCCATCCCATACCTATATAAAGGGGTTAGAGGGACAAGCAAGTAAGTAGAAGGAAAGACTAAAGAAGCTTTAAAGAATAGCATCAAGGTCTCCATCCATATCTGCCACCGTCGTCTGTGGTCAAATTCCAAAGGCGAACTCAAATCATAGGCGGGCAGCTTCAAATCTTTCGTTCGTGATAACCCAACACCAAATCTTTGTTCCTGACGACCTTAAAATTGTTCGTGACGTCCTACAAATTTGAAATCCGTCAAGTTCAAAATCAAGCTCTCAAGCTCTTGAACCATCGTCTGTGAGGAGAAGAATCAAAGGATTACATCTCTTTAGATTTTAGAGACATTTTAGAGATTATAACCCCATCACTTGACGTCGAATATAATATTTCttgttatatttcttatcttgattattatttttcagGAGCGAAATTTAGTTGTTATAAATTTTGGCACGCCCAGTTGGACCATCTTTACCTCTCATCTCTTCTCTTCGAAGTTCAAGTACACCAGGATGACCTCAATAAAAATCAACTCTAGATCTGACTCCAAAAGCAGATTGGAAGTTGTCATAGAGATTGTTGGCCAAATCAAAAGAAGCAAAGCCGAGACGTTAAGACAACAAATGCTTGAAGTGCGGTCCACAACTCATGTTTTTggttcatcttctccaaaagaaGTAAGATCCTCTTTCGTACATGCTAGAAGAAGGGAACAACATTGCTGAGGTGGTCGAACGAACTTTGGCGCGATTCAGCCTTTCAAAAGAATGCCACCGCTAGTCCCACAATCCCTTCATGTAGAAAGATAATGACGTCTTGAGCAACAAATTTTCTCCAATCTCTCCTCATGTCACTCCACAATATGCTTTGTATCCAAGTGATGTTCCATACCATTCTTCATCCTCTGCGTTGATCATACAAACGATGATGATTGAAGCTTCTACTATAGAAGAACAATTTACAAATTTGACAAAAGTAGTTGAAGGCTTGACAAAGTACATGAAATATCAAGATGATAAACTTTCCAAGTTGATGAATTAGGTGGAGAGTATGACGGAGGAAGAATCAAACCAAACACCTAGGAAGCTTCcagaaattcatgagaaaggagGGTCCTTTACAAAGCTAGCAACAATGACCAAAGAGCTCCAAGTCGGACAGATTCATGTTGAGCAATTGAAGGACTTCATCATAGGGGCCATCAAAGATAAAATTGAGCCTTCGCCTAAATCTTTTCTTATATATGCAAAGCCGTACACACAAAAGATTGATAACTTGAAGATGCCAAGCGGATATCAACCCCCTAAGCTTCAACAATTTGACGGTAAAGGGAATCCCAAGCAACATGTTGCACACTTCGTCGAGACGTGCAATGATGCTGGAACTTATGATGATCACCTTGTCAAGAAGTTTGTTCGATCTCTCAAAGTAAATGCTTTCAATTGGTACACAGATCTTGAACCTGGTTGCATTGATAGTTGGGAGCAAATCGAGCAAAAATTCCTCAATCGCTTCTATAGCACGAGACGCATTGTGAGCATGATTGAACTTGCAAATGCCTGCCAACGGGAGAAGGAACCAGTTATCAAATTGATCAATCGTTGGAGGAGTttaagcctcaactgcaaa
This sequence is a window from Nicotiana sylvestris chromosome 3, ASM39365v2, whole genome shotgun sequence. Protein-coding genes within it:
- the LOC104246171 gene encoding uncharacterized protein — encoded protein: MKGHNPIEVAKTVLEVADVAWSAVEHCHHHTHNHSETTPYDVSEQDDELKSLRSENERLKRLLQQNLVLLQSMSQSPLLLQDCPPDLHDRLLAAVESGSFLKQLESLNRNSVDGNGCQFPFKEPTGSDMETAELLVNMSLEEPSWWVWVTEEMVPSNFEERSGIDNENYVIVSEEYVVDAVANFMARCIVSNSKAQKMSPEELQKTLTKALEGTGKVEKMFNIWHAAQTFYVLSTWGLALVGLYKSRSVVRLAAKGVHKTSKMVLRAL